The region CGTCCTGATGATGAAGCACGGCCCCTTCATGGCCACGGAGAAGTCGGTGCGCGCCCACGAGAGCCGGGCCGACGGGCTGGCCCGCTCCGCGGACACCGGCTACCAGGCCAACCTGCGCTACGGCAGCCAGCAGTCGGTGACCCGCGACTGGCTGATGCCCATGCACCAGACCGACACCCTCTTCCACAAGGCCAAGGGGGCGGTGGCCTTCGTATTCGGGGGCGAGGCGGACAACCATGCGGTGAACACCGTACCCAAGGAGACGCTGGTGAAGATCACCAAGGCGGAGGACGGCGGCATGGGTGGCAGAGGACTGTGGGAGCCGGCCCGCACCGGGTTCTCTCCTGGGCGGGAGAACGAGTTCATGCGCCGCTACCTCTCGGGCGCCCTGGTGGAGGTGAGGCGGCGGTGAGGGCAGTGGCCAAGCCCTTCGCTCCCGACGACCCGCTGGCGCTGGTGGGGGTGGCCCTGCCGCCCTCGGAAGGCGCCCTGGAGGAGATGGCGCGGACGTTTATCCAGGAGTACCTGCTGCAGGGGTGGGACGAGCGCAGGCTGCTGGCCCTCTTCCGCAACCCCTTCTATCGGGCGCCGCACCTGGTCTACCGGGCACGCGGGGAGGAGTACGTCAGGCGGCTGATCGCCGAGGCCCTGGCCGGATGGGGCCAGACGTGTGCGCTGCAGGAGGAGAGTCACCATGCCTGACGTCTACAACTGGCACCTCGGCCGACCCATGTCCTACCGCTTCGCCGAGCGACACCCCCGCTTCCAGTTCGCCGCTGTCTTCAACATCAACCGCTGTATCGGCTGCCAGACCTGCACCATGGCCTGCAAGAGCACCTGGACCTTCAGCCGTGGCCAGGAGTATATGTGGTGGAACAACGTGGAGTCCAAGCCCTACGGCGGCTACCCCCAGTTCTGGGATGTAAAGCTGCTGCAGCTGCTGGAGCAGGCCAACCCCGGCGGCCAGACCTGGGATGCCCGGAAGCGGGACCCCGCCCGCGCCCCCTACGGGACGTACCAGGGGAAGACGGTCTTCGAAGCTGCGCCGGCCGGCGCCGAGGCGCTCGGGTACCTCCCCACAGACGAGGAGTGGCGCGCGCCTAACATCTACGAGGACACCTCCACGTCCTACCCCACCGGACCCGGCACCTTCCACTCCACCGGGGAGCAACTTCCCGAGCACCGCACCTGGTTCTTCCACCTGCAGCGCATCTGCAACCACTGCTCCTACCCCGCCTGCCTGGCCGCCTGCCCGCGCAACGCCATCTACAAGCGGCCGGAGGACGGGATCGTCCTCATCGACCAGAAGCGCTGCCGCGGCTACAAGAAGTGCGTGGAGGCCTGCCCCTACAAGAAGCCCATGTTTAACGCGTACACCCGGGTCAGCGAGAAGTGCATCGGCTGCTACCCCCGGGTGGAGGGGCGGGAG is a window of Armatimonadota bacterium DNA encoding:
- a CDS encoding 4Fe-4S dicluster domain-containing protein, which translates into the protein MPDVYNWHLGRPMSYRFAERHPRFQFAAVFNINRCIGCQTCTMACKSTWTFSRGQEYMWWNNVESKPYGGYPQFWDVKLLQLLEQANPGGQTWDARKRDPARAPYGTYQGKTVFEAAPAGAEALGYLPTDEEWRAPNIYEDTSTSYPTGPGTFHSTGEQLPEHRTWFFHLQRICNHCSYPACLAACPRNAIYKRPEDGIVLIDQKRCRGYKKCVEACPYKKPMFNAYTRVSEKCIGCYPRVEGREPLFPGAPVEPRCMAACVGKIRLQGLVRLNPDGSWAEDRRNPLYYLVRVARVALPLYPQFGTQPNVYYIPPRWVPRAYLRQMFGPGVDEAVETYMAPPRELLAVLQLFRSAQRIIFSYRIEEGPKVLETRINGRKWEMFNDTVIGLDRAGQEIVRLSVQEPVYTRPRQHLNSI